The segment ACATGAAAGGCAAGATCCGCAAGTCCAAACGCAAGCTGAAAAAAACAGCCTTGGCAGCGGGGATTATTGTGACCCCACCGGAAACGGAAACGAAAGAGAACACTGAAGAACAATTGGATGAGTTGGATAAACCTCGACAGGGTGAGGCGGACTCACCTGAAGTTGATAATGAAAATGATCCTTTAAAAAAGAAAAAAGTGGATTTGCAACAGGGTTTTAAATCTAAATTTACGACCTACATGCATATTCGGGATTTCTTTTTAAACAAACGAATTCGGATGCACTTTTACAGCGGGATCGAATTTCAAATGTTTATCTTCGTCCTGGCTCCAATTTTTGGTTTTATTAAGGAGTCGATCTTGTTTGGCGCTATTTTGCTCTTTCTTTTTGAAGCTGCGATTATCTATAAAATATGGTTGAGTACCAAGGATTTTGAACGGGAGAACAATAAGATTCTGGAAGCGACCAAAACGATTGAGGATACATTGACAGAAGAGGAACTGGCGATCCTTTATGGTGAAGCCCCGACTGTTCAAAAATAATGAAACATAAAATACCCCTGGGTTATGAGTCCGGGGGTATTTTATGTTTCGGTCCGAAGTATGAACCTTCGTATGTTGAGGGTATTGTCCCTTTGTTTCCGATATGGTGTTTAGATGGGCATTCATCCTAAGTTCATGGTTTGCTTTTCACCTTGGATACTGAGTGCACCGACTGGAATTTCAAACCACCATGCTCCCTTTACTTTTTTGACCGGAGCATAACCAGCCCGTTGCAAAGAGCGTGCAATGTCCCAACTGGC is part of the Kroppenstedtia pulmonis genome and harbors:
- a CDS encoding CDP-alcohol phosphatidyltransferase family protein; the encoded protein is MSGERQRFTLEEVRETFKKKDAWWTVLLVDPIAARLILPTANYTNITPNQLSIFSFILGMTAAYCFYLGDYIALVIGALLYHLSFIIDCMDGKIARLKGNGSTFGMLLDITLDHIRVMICGAALLYSQYQIYGDIAYLYLGFLFLAAYCARHINALQLYKLRRDMKGKIRKSKRKLKKTALAAGIIVTPPETETKENTEEQLDELDKPRQGEADSPEVDNENDPLKKKKVDLQQGFKSKFTTYMHIRDFFLNKRIRMHFYSGIEFQMFIFVLAPIFGFIKESILFGAILLFLFEAAIIYKIWLSTKDFERENNKILEATKTIEDTLTEEELAILYGEAPTVQK